The Halichondria panicea chromosome 6, odHalPani1.1, whole genome shotgun sequence genomic sequence ctactgtctaTATGACTCATCACTGAcatcagcttgcagcaacacaaaatgagtaGGCAGACCGGGGTAGTCACTTCAACCAGTTCCTTATATAATACTGAGAAGCTACACTCTTATTTCAGACTTCTCTGGATAACTAGTAACGAATAATTTTGTCTGTAAATGAAAACTCATGTAAAAAAACTtgcctgactcagcaatattgTGCTCCCGTGATGTTGTCCAACCTTAAATGTTTgggaatatcacgtgaccagtgacttccgctctagacattggagatgcaagaactctgaaaaccgcaGTACGtcgacttcattgtaaaacatcacgtgaatcacttccgtttccaatccataTATAGAAGATATATGTAGCCTCTGGTAATACCATGTACGTACCAGTGAGTACCAGTATAGACTAGACAgcactgtatactgtagatcTTTAGTCTAGTAATGTACACTCCCAATATATTATGCTCATACATTTCACTGCAATATCTTATTCCACactctacagagaagatgtctgactatctcacaatagcagatctaggaaaactatacatagctacgtttgatgctcgaatcaaATGGCGAAACTTCTTGCTGGTTCTTGAGATATCCTCGGATACTATCGACAGCATAGGTACGAAATGGCGAGAtgatcctgatgactgctatcgtgagggtttgaaagaatggctgaaaaGTGGGGAGAGCCGCTGGGAAGATGTTGTCAAAGCATTGTCTAGTCCTATTGTGGGCCACGttcacatagccaggaccatcgagagagatcatctacagtctagCAATCttactgatgtgaagtcagagggtGAGTACCAATTAATGCACCTATATGAAtgataccgtagaaactgattattagcgcttactcgactataagcgtatctttattttaagcacatgctcaactgcaggctttttatactcgaattgaagcgcttttccaattatgcgacggttattagtgaaattttagaattaattttgtttatctatatgagctagttagcttgtaaattttgtttatctatgagctagttagcttgtacagtgcaggatagctatatagctggtgatatccatctggaaggactctctgggcatgctgttaccttgtctgatcatgctgagagaatgtgagacatggatgaggtcctttattccaagttcctggtcaatatataatagttatagactgagtccaaggtctctatgggattatgagaccccgagggcccgaggctgtagcgCCCCCGAGCGCAGCGAGGGcgctactaagggcctgagggtctcataatcccatagtgaccgttggacgaggcttataactgatttagaatagtgctaaccAAGCTAGactatattaacacaaagactgcaaccaagagtttctacaagcctcaaaCAATGTTAAAGCTTCGCTCTGACtaagtctacataaaaaaaactcacattgaaggccgTTTCCATCTCTTGAGAATCATGCATAGCAAAAACTGCTAATAGaaagttgctattctacttattaattagctctgcactagagcactagctattggtagctgcaagagtgagataaaagctgcactgcagaacacaaatacttttatgatgcactgcatcatggttactatgacttcaacataaattTCCATAGgcaagtaccgtatatcttctaatttatcggacagcaaaaaataattattttccgggtataattggaacagatttttatagagcatgcaaagtgtccggaataattagaacaagcaagcagctgcatgcgagctagctaagtttaatagaacagtgtgcgactgaatagttgcactagctatctaaaactagctctcaaagctatctaactggagcactctaagtcttacttgccgtctatgaatgaaactcaacttttcaagtaATTGTCCGaacaaatttaatattaaagcactggagtgtccgttgtattagaacaacgaaaattgcccaaaagagtgtccgggctaattagaagtgtccgataaattagaagatatacggtacatcaCTACCCACTCCCCTACCCACACACATTGTTCTGTACAGTTGACCAAAATCGTCAAAAGATCAATGAAGATTTGACCATTTTCTTAGACGGGCCActcggtaaaggtgcatttggagcagtcttcaaaggcagctacaagGGCGAGATTTGTGCAGTCAAAGTGCTGCTTCacgatgctatggagatgcaggCAAGTATTCCAGTTGGCAAAAATGAAGATGCTAGCGATGCAATTGATCGTGAGAGtgattttctcaagtcgttcCAGCACCCAAATGTTGTTCTGTTTTTGTCGACTGCtaagcaccccaaatcaggtggtacaatcctcgttgttgagttgatggattgcaatctgagatcctatttctccggccttgatgaagagtccctcactagcgaGTGTGAAATTAGCCTATCCgaagacatggcttgtggtctggcctacattcacagcaagcagattatccaccgtgacctctgtggcgataacGTCCTACTGAAGCTTACACTGCCAGTGCCTGTCGCGAAGATttccgactttggcatgtcacggctatacgatccctccaagctcagctccaccctcacagccattggtcaccgtAGAGGGTATCTACCTCCCGAGGCCTATCGATTGGAAGAGGAGAATTACGATAGTAGCCTGGATGTGTTTTCCTTTGGGGTGATTTTGACGCAAATTGTTTGCAAGTTGGAGACGATCAAATCAGCCAAggatcgatcattccatgttgcccagattcctcacacacacaggttgaggaagcttatcgacagttgtttgcaagaaaACGTGaagaggagaccatctgccagggacatctgtgagtctaTTAGATACGTATATAGCCCATGACAATTTATGTGTTTTACACTTCCGAAAAAATTGTCCTATTTAATTCTTACTTAGATGCTTCACTGAAAAGAG encodes the following:
- the LOC135337565 gene encoding probable serine/threonine-protein kinase DDB_G0271538 isoform X1, translating into MYTPNILCSYISLQYLIPHSTEKMSDYLTIADLGKLYIATFDARIKWRNFLLVLEISSDTIDSIGTKWRDDPDDCYREGLKEWLKSGESRWEDVVKALSSPIVGHVHIARTIERDHLQSSNLTDVKSEVDQNRQKINEDLTIFLDGPLGKGAFGAVFKGSYKGEICAVKVLLHDAMEMQASIPVGKNEDASDAIDRESDFLKSFQHPNVVLFLSTAKHPKSGGTILVVELMDCNLRSYFSGLDEESLTSECEISLSEDMACGLAYIHSKQIIHRDLCGDNVLLKLTLPVPVAKISDFGMSRLYDPSKLSSTLTAIGHRRGYLPPEAYRLEEENYDSSLDVFSFGVILTQIVCKLETIKSAKDRSFHVAQIPHTHRLRKLIDSCLQENVKRRPSARDIYASLKRVSDPVEATKRESKDTQPVEKAHREQIKHKDAELVRRDAIIQQQRQGPPPRELRPPLTLKWRRGKDMPIEMTTSVQSIVIGDTVHVGDNERDMCINLLYLVDRTTYSTEVR
- the LOC135337565 gene encoding probable serine/threonine-protein kinase kinX isoform X2 yields the protein MYTPNILCSYISLQYLIPHSTEKMSDYLTIADLGKLYIATFDARIKWRNFLLVLEISSDTIDSIGTKWRDDPDDCYREGLKEWLKSGESRWEDVVKALSSPIVGHVHIARTIERDHLQSSNLTDVKSEDGPLGKGAFGAVFKGSYKGEICAVKVLLHDAMEMQASIPVGKNEDASDAIDRESDFLKSFQHPNVVLFLSTAKHPKSGGTILVVELMDCNLRSYFSGLDEESLTSECEISLSEDMACGLAYIHSKQIIHRDLCGDNVLLKLTLPVPVAKISDFGMSRLYDPSKLSSTLTAIGHRRGYLPPEAYRLEEENYDSSLDVFSFGVILTQIVCKLETIKSAKDRSFHVAQIPHTHRLRKLIDSCLQENVKRRPSARDIYASLKRVSDPVEATKRESKDTQPVEKAHREQIKHKDAELVRRDAIIQQQRQGPPPRELRPPLTLKWRRGKDMPIEMTTSVQSIVIGDTVHVGDNERDMCINLLYLVDRTTYSTEVR
- the LOC135337565 gene encoding probable serine/threonine-protein kinase kinX isoform X3, with product MSDYLTIADLGKLYIATFDARIKWRNFLLVLEISSDTIDSIGTKWRDDPDDCYREGLKEWLKSGESRWEDVVKALSSPIVGHVHIARTIERDHLQSSNLTDVKSEVDQNRQKINEDLTIFLDGPLGKGAFGAVFKGSYKGEICAVKVLLHDAMEMQASIPVGKNEDASDAIDRESDFLKSFQHPNVVLFLSTAKHPKSGGTILVVELMDCNLRSYFSGLDEESLTSECEISLSEDMACGLAYIHSKQIIHRDLCGDNVLLKLTLPVPVAKISDFGMSRLYDPSKLSSTLTAIGHRRGYLPPEAYRLEEENYDSSLDVFSFGVILTQIVCKLETIKSAKDRSFHVAQIPHTHRLRKLIDSCLQENVKRRPSARDIYASLKRVSDPVEATKRESKDTQPVEKAHREQIKHKDAELVRRDAIIQQQRQGPPPRELRPPLTLKWRRGKDMPIEMTTSVQSIVIGDTVHVGDNERDMCINLLYLVDRTTYSTEVR
- the LOC135337565 gene encoding probable serine/threonine-protein kinase DDB_G0271538 isoform X4, translating into MLLPCLIMLREFDQNRQKINEDLTIFLDGPLGKGAFGAVFKGSYKGEICAVKVLLHDAMEMQASIPVGKNEDASDAIDRESDFLKSFQHPNVVLFLSTAKHPKSGGTILVVELMDCNLRSYFSGLDEESLTSECEISLSEDMACGLAYIHSKQIIHRDLCGDNVLLKLTLPVPVAKISDFGMSRLYDPSKLSSTLTAIGHRRGYLPPEAYRLEEENYDSSLDVFSFGVILTQIVCKLETIKSAKDRSFHVAQIPHTHRLRKLIDSCLQENVKRRPSARDIYASLKRVSDPVEATKRESKDTQPVEKAHREQIKHKDAELVRRDAIIQQQRQGPPPRELRPPLTLKWRRGKDMPIEMTTSVQSIVIGDTVHVGDNERDMCINLLYLVDRTTYSTEVR